The following coding sequences are from one Halobacteriovorax sp. JY17 window:
- the asd gene encoding aspartate-semialdehyde dehydrogenase — protein sequence MKKVGFVGWRGMVGSVLMDRMNELNDFDQFESYFFSTSQVGLAAPSYSTDKILKDAMNIDELKAMDIILTCQGGDYTKAVHSALRKSGWSGYWIDAASALRMEETSIIVLDPVNRNVIDEGLDKGIKDFVGGNCTVSLMMMALGGLFKNDAIEWLTSMTYQAASGGGARHMKELLTQMHTIGSNFVNMDQTLSKDIIEVDRIVTNSFRDNSLDTSCFGAPLAGNLIPWIDSAVDAGQTREEWKGISETNKILGRRDNIIPIDGTCVRIGTMRCHSQAFTIKLKRDIPLNEITEMISSHNDWVRIIENSPESTRAHLTPAAVSGTLDIPIGRLRKMNLGGEYLNAFTCGDQLLWGAAEPVRRMLNILIEKSI from the coding sequence ATGAAGAAAGTAGGTTTTGTAGGTTGGAGAGGAATGGTTGGCTCTGTCTTGATGGACAGAATGAATGAGTTAAATGATTTTGATCAATTTGAATCTTACTTCTTTTCAACTTCTCAAGTAGGACTTGCAGCACCGTCTTACTCAACTGATAAGATTTTAAAAGATGCAATGAATATAGATGAACTTAAGGCGATGGATATAATTCTCACCTGCCAAGGAGGAGATTATACAAAGGCGGTCCACTCAGCCTTAAGAAAGAGTGGGTGGAGTGGTTACTGGATTGACGCTGCTAGCGCGCTTCGAATGGAAGAGACGAGTATCATCGTTTTAGATCCAGTAAATAGAAACGTAATAGATGAAGGACTTGATAAAGGTATTAAGGACTTTGTGGGAGGAAATTGTACTGTTTCCCTAATGATGATGGCCCTAGGCGGACTCTTTAAAAATGATGCTATTGAATGGTTAACTTCTATGACTTACCAAGCTGCTTCTGGTGGCGGCGCGAGACATATGAAAGAGCTCCTCACTCAAATGCATACAATTGGCTCTAATTTTGTAAATATGGATCAAACACTTTCGAAAGATATTATAGAAGTGGATAGAATTGTAACTAATTCATTTAGAGATAATTCCCTCGATACAAGCTGTTTTGGAGCACCTCTGGCCGGAAACCTCATTCCTTGGATTGACTCAGCTGTAGATGCAGGACAAACAAGAGAGGAGTGGAAGGGAATTTCAGAGACAAATAAAATTCTTGGAAGAAGAGATAATATCATTCCAATTGATGGAACTTGTGTTCGTATTGGGACGATGAGATGTCACTCTCAGGCCTTTACGATCAAATTAAAAAGAGATATTCCACTAAATGAAATAACTGAAATGATCTCTTCTCATAACGACTGGGTGAGAATTATTGAAAACTCTCCTGAAAGTACGCGAGCACATCTTACACCTGCGGCAGTAAGTGGAACTTTAGATATTCCAATTGGAAGACTTAGAAAAATGAATCTTGGCGGTGAGTACTTAAATGCTTTTACCTGCGGCGATCAACTTCTTTGGGGAGCGGCTGAACCTGTAAGAAGGATGCTCAATATTTTAATAGAAAAGAGTATCTAA
- the dapA gene encoding 4-hydroxy-tetrahydrodipicolinate synthase, whose amino-acid sequence MNLNEYKLWTAVITPMKADGSVHYEDLTKVLRDQESAGNGILILGSTGESLNLDEDEKVKILEHTLSLGLTAPIMVGVGGINLNQTRSWVDYLETLDVHAYLLVTPLYAKPGKIGQYEWFKSLLESSSRPCMLYNVPGRTGVKMSFEAIEMLKDHPNFWAIKEASGSTEDFAKYVAAAPKALVYSGDDAMLPDYTPLGAKGLVSVASNVWAKKTHLYVTKALANELNADEKKLWNECSNSLFMASNPIPVKRLMQIDGQISTNVLRAPLTHKEIEDDSILRSSHSKINEWN is encoded by the coding sequence ATGAATTTAAATGAATACAAACTATGGACAGCTGTTATCACCCCAATGAAAGCAGACGGCTCCGTCCACTATGAAGACTTAACAAAAGTTCTTAGAGATCAAGAAAGTGCTGGAAACGGAATTCTTATTCTTGGAAGTACTGGTGAATCATTAAATTTAGACGAAGATGAGAAAGTAAAAATCCTAGAACACACACTCTCTCTTGGCCTTACGGCTCCTATCATGGTTGGAGTTGGTGGCATCAACTTAAACCAAACGAGAAGCTGGGTTGACTACCTTGAAACTTTAGATGTTCACGCTTACCTACTGGTAACTCCACTCTACGCTAAGCCTGGAAAGATTGGACAGTACGAATGGTTTAAGAGTCTACTTGAATCTAGCTCAAGACCTTGTATGCTCTATAATGTTCCGGGGAGAACGGGAGTGAAAATGTCTTTTGAGGCAATTGAAATGCTAAAAGATCATCCAAACTTCTGGGCAATAAAAGAAGCAAGTGGATCTACTGAAGATTTTGCAAAATATGTAGCAGCAGCTCCAAAGGCCCTTGTTTATAGTGGCGACGATGCTATGCTACCTGACTACACTCCTCTTGGAGCGAAAGGTCTTGTTTCAGTAGCTTCAAATGTTTGGGCAAAGAAAACTCATCTCTATGTAACTAAGGCCCTCGCTAACGAGCTAAATGCAGATGAGAAGAAACTTTGGAATGAATGTTCAAACTCACTCTTTATGGCCTCAAACCCAATACCTGTAAAAAGACTTATGCAGATTGATGGGCAAATTTCAACAAATGTTCTAAGAGCACCGTTAACACATAAAGAAATTGAAGATGACTCAATCCTTAGATCATCTCACTCAAAAATTAATGAATGGAATTAA
- the lysC gene encoding lysine-sensitive aspartokinase 3 gives MTKIIVSKFGGSSMADAVAMKRSAGVALEHSANLVTVSATYGTTNNLIKLSELALNSTWEECEVVINEIVEKHHSIARDLELVDLTELESLLSEVRTISKGINLLRDCSAKAFDAIQSLGERMSSLLFTRAMEIVWNGKKPVENFDVRRVLRTDDQFGKAQPLIGEIRLLCDEHLAKCKTGEVVYVTQGFIGQNEEGHTTTLGRGGSDYSAALLAEGLGADILQIWTDVAGIATTDPRIVPSAKLMSEITFSEAAELATFGAKILHPTTLTPALREGISVYVGSSYEPLAKGTWIRRECSEAPLIRAMALKKDQSLLTLSTPKMLHSHGFLYEIFKIFNQHKISVDSITTSEISVSLTIEDSTLLNKKLITELETLATVNIEENLCLVSLIGNNINHTAGLAGQIFNALGDINVRMICLGASKHNFCFLVDEARANDAVKELHHHFIGA, from the coding sequence ATGACTAAAATTATTGTTTCAAAATTTGGTGGAAGTTCAATGGCCGATGCTGTTGCCATGAAGAGATCGGCTGGCGTGGCCCTAGAGCATTCAGCAAACTTAGTAACCGTTTCTGCTACTTATGGAACAACAAATAATTTAATAAAACTCAGCGAACTTGCCCTTAACTCTACTTGGGAGGAGTGCGAAGTCGTTATAAATGAGATAGTAGAAAAGCATCATAGTATTGCCCGCGATTTAGAGCTTGTGGACCTTACTGAATTAGAAAGTCTTCTTAGTGAAGTAAGAACAATCTCCAAGGGAATTAATCTTCTTAGAGATTGTTCTGCCAAGGCCTTTGATGCTATCCAATCTCTAGGTGAAAGGATGTCATCGCTTCTCTTTACCAGAGCAATGGAAATAGTCTGGAATGGAAAGAAACCTGTTGAAAATTTCGATGTGAGAAGAGTTCTTAGAACTGATGATCAATTTGGAAAGGCGCAACCCTTAATTGGAGAAATTCGACTTCTTTGTGATGAACATCTCGCCAAATGCAAAACGGGAGAAGTTGTCTATGTCACTCAAGGGTTTATTGGACAAAATGAAGAAGGTCACACTACCACTCTAGGACGTGGTGGAAGTGATTATAGTGCCGCACTTTTAGCGGAGGGCTTAGGTGCCGACATCCTGCAAATTTGGACAGATGTCGCAGGGATTGCCACAACTGACCCAAGAATTGTTCCAAGCGCAAAGCTTATGAGTGAGATCACGTTCTCAGAAGCCGCTGAGCTTGCGACTTTTGGAGCAAAGATTCTTCACCCAACAACTCTAACTCCTGCTCTTAGAGAGGGAATCTCTGTCTATGTGGGATCAAGCTACGAACCTCTTGCGAAAGGAACTTGGATAAGAAGAGAATGTAGTGAGGCTCCACTCATTAGAGCGATGGCGCTAAAGAAAGATCAGAGTCTTCTAACATTGAGTACACCTAAAATGCTCCACTCCCACGGCTTTCTCTACGAAATTTTTAAAATATTCAACCAACATAAAATTAGTGTTGATAGTATTACAACCTCAGAAATTTCTGTCTCTCTAACAATTGAGGATTCTACTCTACTAAACAAGAAATTGATTACAGAATTAGAAACTCTTGCAACGGTAAATATTGAAGAAAATCTTTGCTTAGTGTCTCTAATAGGTAACAATATTAATCACACAGCAGGACTCGCTGGGCAAATATTTAATGCACTTGGTGATATCAATGTGCGCATGATTTGTTTAGGAGCATCGAAGCATAATTTTTGTTTCTTAGTTGACGAAGCAAGAGCGAATGATGCGGTAAAAGAATTGCATCATCACTTTATTGGAGCCTAA
- a CDS encoding dihydrodipicolinate reductase C-terminal domain-containing protein, whose amino-acid sequence MKYAIIGNGKTGSHVATILKERNQSFEIFNSTNRVTKEKLKDFDVGICFVNGPVFESLAEELIASKINIVTGATGLEWSEALSKKVKDGKCKWIKASNFSIGMNIIHKMITDCMAKAQYLFDEYEYKIHEVHHTKKLDAPSGTAIKWKEWAKEDIDITHERIGDVVGDHIIELKTSNEIITLRHQATDRSIFATGAIKACDYFEDLDYGLYDFEDLTLNKLLN is encoded by the coding sequence TTGAAATACGCAATAATTGGAAATGGAAAGACCGGCTCTCATGTGGCAACAATTTTAAAAGAGAGAAACCAGTCTTTTGAAATATTTAATTCTACAAATAGAGTCACCAAAGAAAAGCTTAAAGATTTCGATGTGGGAATCTGCTTTGTCAACGGTCCAGTTTTTGAATCCCTTGCAGAAGAATTAATAGCATCGAAAATAAATATTGTGACAGGGGCCACTGGCCTTGAGTGGAGTGAGGCTCTCTCTAAAAAAGTTAAAGATGGAAAGTGTAAATGGATAAAAGCTTCAAATTTCTCCATTGGAATGAATATCATTCATAAGATGATTACAGACTGTATGGCAAAGGCCCAATATCTCTTTGACGAATACGAATATAAGATTCATGAAGTCCATCACACTAAGAAACTAGACGCTCCTAGTGGAACAGCAATAAAATGGAAAGAGTGGGCCAAAGAGGATATCGACATTACACATGAGAGAATTGGTGATGTTGTTGGCGATCATATTATTGAACTTAAAACTTCAAATGAAATTATTACTCTTAGGCATCAGGCAACGGACAGAAGCATTTTTGCGACGGGGGCAATCAAGGCCTGCGACTATTTTGAAGACCTTGATTACGGTCTCTATGACTTTGAAGATCTCACTTTAAATAAATTACTGAACTAA
- a CDS encoding kelch repeat-containing protein, whose protein sequence is MKKLILFIIIGLLSSPLLSKEYVITSSNKLSAELGAGYNSEEETFVGNCVTGQPVYVGKQESNLDFSQSISQKQLSKELGIAAGGRARMGAVTYSASAKFLKSSTSNSFSISSIYTGNYSFRQRKLKDPKLNEIGKKWAGHPERFQRTCGDNFSHKQSLGAKIFFSIRLDFTSKKAKQTFEANFSMSGPMASASASLKQAKNSFSKDTKVTITALQIGGDVSKISDIFYSEDGNGSKDFVSCSFGDLEKCENVLSNAIKYATDTTVGFPSQIKPETDMNSPIGPAVLSTYAYSYELMGEYINFSPALTRAIKATRRNLSALFEDIFSQHNLTYTLINNGTVRLSPRQRSKFVEMETKIYTQMYSLAEGIEDCYQSPLECHAVWEEFEPSSATGISLFIEEDFNVEKEIFAQWCDFGNSSFATEATQLSINALLEEAKEIEPDAFAPPGAGITVDACYIAGTVLEKQRILKLTNKNLSDLRVLETLPQLTELDLSGNNIEDLSSLAKLEKLTRLILKENKIRDLSPLSRLFNLVNLELSDNEIEMTNSLANLGKIRFLDLRNNGINITCPFSEDGICLIADYRYNNEFIPLTRNHLNLPSRLGHRVSKLENGDLIITGGLSDSSTGNAIGILSNFQTEFFAAGKVSKQRSFHTSTVLDDNSILLTGGWGSNTSAEVYDSTQGMSRQIQEMNFPRVEHVATKLDSGNVLITGGWKGRNQFWTGRDSQATAEIYDTKKQVFLSVGSMRVPRAGHTMTKLNDGRVLIIGGFKVDHQGLGEGISSAEIFDPKFNRFIKINSRLHFGRGHHTATKLRDGRVLITGGFNKENKAVNRFEIFNPETETFSLIKEEMNEARAYHQAVLLPDGKIFIVGGEVEHFPRRNTSDECKTCSKTAEIYDPYSGISTKTTAEMNVPRSQFSATLTNDNRIIIIGGKGNDARFSASMFEFSEF, encoded by the coding sequence ATGAAGAAGCTAATTTTATTTATAATAATAGGACTTTTAAGTTCTCCCCTTCTCTCAAAAGAGTATGTGATTACTTCTAGTAACAAGCTCTCAGCTGAGTTAGGAGCTGGCTACAATTCTGAAGAAGAAACATTTGTCGGAAATTGTGTGACAGGACAACCTGTCTATGTGGGAAAACAGGAATCAAATTTAGACTTTTCACAGTCTATTAGTCAAAAACAGTTATCGAAGGAGCTTGGTATTGCCGCCGGAGGAAGGGCCAGAATGGGAGCAGTCACCTATTCCGCTTCTGCGAAATTCTTAAAGAGCTCTACGAGTAACTCTTTTTCAATTTCATCGATCTATACGGGTAATTACTCCTTTAGACAAAGAAAGTTAAAAGATCCAAAACTTAATGAGATTGGCAAGAAATGGGCCGGGCATCCAGAGAGATTTCAAAGAACTTGTGGAGACAACTTCTCTCATAAGCAAAGTTTAGGCGCGAAAATTTTCTTTAGTATCAGACTAGATTTTACAAGTAAGAAGGCAAAGCAAACCTTTGAAGCAAATTTCAGTATGAGTGGTCCAATGGCCTCAGCAAGTGCCAGCTTAAAGCAGGCCAAGAACTCTTTCTCTAAAGACACTAAGGTGACAATTACTGCTCTTCAAATCGGAGGAGATGTCTCAAAGATTTCTGATATATTCTATTCTGAAGATGGTAATGGTTCAAAAGACTTTGTAAGCTGCAGTTTTGGGGACCTAGAAAAATGCGAGAATGTTCTCTCTAATGCTATTAAGTATGCCACAGATACAACTGTGGGTTTTCCGTCTCAGATAAAGCCAGAGACTGATATGAACTCACCTATTGGACCTGCTGTTCTTAGCACCTATGCATACTCTTATGAACTCATGGGAGAATATATTAATTTCTCTCCAGCATTAACAAGAGCAATTAAAGCAACAAGAAGAAATCTAAGTGCCTTGTTTGAAGATATTTTTTCGCAACATAATTTAACATACACTTTGATCAACAATGGGACAGTGAGACTCAGCCCAAGACAGAGAAGCAAATTTGTTGAAATGGAAACAAAGATCTACACACAAATGTATTCACTGGCTGAGGGGATTGAAGATTGCTACCAATCACCTCTTGAGTGTCATGCTGTGTGGGAAGAGTTTGAGCCTAGTAGCGCTACAGGGATAAGCTTGTTTATAGAAGAGGATTTTAATGTAGAGAAAGAAATATTTGCTCAGTGGTGTGACTTTGGAAACTCATCTTTTGCTACAGAGGCCACTCAATTATCAATAAATGCTCTCCTAGAAGAAGCTAAAGAGATTGAACCCGATGCATTCGCTCCTCCAGGGGCAGGTATCACAGTCGATGCTTGCTATATTGCTGGAACAGTTTTAGAAAAACAGAGAATATTAAAACTTACCAATAAGAATCTAAGTGACTTAAGAGTGCTCGAAACACTTCCGCAATTAACGGAGCTAGATTTAAGTGGAAATAATATTGAAGACCTCTCTTCTCTTGCAAAACTAGAGAAGTTGACAAGATTAATTCTTAAAGAGAATAAGATCCGAGATCTCTCACCACTTTCACGTCTATTTAATTTAGTAAATCTTGAATTATCAGATAACGAAATTGAAATGACAAACTCTCTTGCCAATCTAGGTAAGATTAGATTTTTAGATTTAAGAAATAACGGAATTAATATTACTTGTCCATTTAGTGAAGATGGTATCTGTCTCATTGCTGATTATAGATATAATAACGAGTTCATTCCTTTAACTAGGAATCATTTAAACCTTCCTTCTAGACTTGGCCATAGGGTATCTAAACTAGAAAATGGTGACTTAATTATTACGGGAGGATTGTCAGATTCAAGTACGGGGAATGCTATTGGAATTCTCTCTAATTTTCAAACGGAGTTCTTTGCTGCAGGAAAAGTCTCTAAGCAGAGATCATTTCACACATCGACAGTTCTTGATGACAATTCCATTCTCTTGACTGGAGGATGGGGATCAAATACATCCGCAGAAGTTTACGATTCGACACAAGGAATGAGTCGCCAAATCCAGGAGATGAATTTCCCAAGGGTAGAGCACGTTGCCACGAAATTAGATTCAGGAAATGTTCTCATCACTGGTGGCTGGAAAGGGAGAAATCAATTCTGGACAGGAAGAGACTCTCAGGCAACAGCTGAAATATATGATACTAAGAAGCAAGTCTTTCTAAGTGTTGGATCAATGAGAGTTCCAAGGGCCGGTCACACGATGACAAAGTTAAATGATGGTCGTGTTCTCATTATTGGAGGATTTAAAGTTGATCACCAAGGATTAGGAGAAGGTATTTCAAGTGCAGAGATTTTTGATCCAAAGTTTAATAGATTCATCAAGATCAATTCTAGACTTCACTTTGGTCGAGGACATCATACGGCAACAAAGTTAAGAGATGGTCGTGTTCTCATTACGGGAGGCTTTAACAAAGAAAATAAGGCCGTAAATAGATTTGAAATATTTAACCCAGAAACAGAAACTTTTAGCCTGATAAAAGAAGAAATGAATGAAGCTCGAGCCTATCATCAAGCGGTTCTTCTTCCGGACGGGAAGATCTTCATAGTGGGTGGTGAAGTGGAGCACTTTCCAAGAAGAAATACGAGTGATGAATGCAAGACTTGTTCAAAAACAGCGGAGATCTATGACCCGTACTCAGGGATCTCAACAAAGACTACGGCTGAAATGAATGTGCCAAGATCACAATTTAGTGCCACTCTAACTAATGATAATAGAATCATTATCATTGGAGGAAAGGGGAATGATGCAAGATTTAGCGCTTCAATGTTTGAATTTTCAGAATTTTAG
- a CDS encoding PLP-dependent decarboxylase: protein MKLKSEHKEQLKRVIKRLDSSFYFYDLDGLKNHLTYMRENRGDSLKLWYACKANPMSAILKIFRNLDFGLDVASQGELEQVLSAGILPDDILSTGPSKSRKYLRSMIRNEVDVVVLESLNQAYWLDEIAKELGARPKVLLRAQLDWDEGKSVLGGDEITPFGLDSKEWLKLDKTRCTHLDFQGFHVFQWGNILDLSKLESIWTKTIISLQELSKNLEIEMKVIDLGGGLGIPYADGEVEIDFKDVNILLEKLKVEYNLQTIWMELGRFCTGPYGHYLSQVIDRKTVRGKELLVLDGGINHIARPALTNQTFPCEMFRDSDAKKSEFTVHGPLCTALDKLGTFDLPSDINEGDWLVFSQAGAYGFTEAMPFFLCHNLPAEVILYNGDLMTPRTIKSSSDWLI from the coding sequence GTGAAGTTAAAGAGTGAACACAAAGAACAATTAAAGAGAGTGATTAAGAGGCTTGATTCTTCTTTCTACTTCTATGATTTAGACGGATTAAAAAATCATCTCACTTATATGCGAGAAAATCGTGGTGACTCTCTAAAACTTTGGTACGCTTGCAAAGCAAACCCTATGTCCGCGATTTTAAAAATCTTTAGAAACCTAGACTTCGGTCTAGATGTAGCTTCTCAAGGAGAGCTTGAGCAAGTTTTAAGCGCAGGGATTCTTCCCGATGATATTCTTTCGACAGGACCGAGTAAGTCTAGAAAGTATTTGCGCTCTATGATTAGAAATGAAGTAGATGTCGTCGTACTTGAAAGTTTAAATCAGGCCTATTGGCTCGACGAAATAGCAAAAGAGCTCGGAGCGAGACCTAAGGTTCTCCTGCGCGCCCAGCTCGACTGGGACGAAGGGAAATCTGTTCTAGGTGGCGACGAAATTACTCCCTTCGGACTAGATTCCAAAGAGTGGCTGAAGCTTGATAAGACGAGATGTACCCACTTAGACTTTCAGGGCTTTCACGTTTTTCAGTGGGGTAATATTTTAGATCTCTCTAAGCTTGAAAGTATTTGGACGAAGACAATTATTTCGTTACAAGAGCTTTCTAAGAATTTAGAAATCGAAATGAAGGTTATCGACCTTGGTGGTGGGCTTGGAATTCCTTATGCCGACGGTGAAGTTGAAATTGATTTTAAAGATGTAAATATACTCTTAGAAAAATTAAAAGTTGAATATAATCTACAAACAATTTGGATGGAACTTGGGCGTTTCTGCACTGGCCCCTATGGACACTACCTAAGTCAAGTTATTGATAGAAAAACAGTTCGCGGAAAAGAGCTCCTTGTTTTAGATGGTGGTATTAATCATATCGCAAGACCTGCTCTCACAAATCAAACTTTCCCATGTGAAATGTTTAGAGATAGTGACGCTAAGAAATCTGAATTCACTGTACATGGTCCTCTTTGTACGGCCCTTGATAAGCTTGGAACTTTTGATCTCCCAAGTGATATTAATGAAGGAGATTGGCTAGTTTTCTCTCAGGCAGGAGCCTACGGATTCACTGAGGCAATGCCTTTCTTTCTATGCCACAATTTACCTGCTGAAGTCATTTTATATAATGGCGATTTGATGACTCCAAGAACTATAAAATCCTCATCGGACTGGTTAATCTAA
- a CDS encoding succinylglutamate desuccinylase/aspartoacylase family protein, with the protein MTNKINKRKITLSELPSGEELSLKVIEVDGPFEGPHCYIQASVHGAEHQGNAVIYKLLEYLEHNPIIGKITLLPMANPLALNTKIGTYTFGRFNANTGDNWNRLYFDFTKSSKEISEFAAKHLSSENIDIRKEYKKLLKELILNKKADHIEYGPKHNGLLNLTLQELATDSDYVLDLHTGGVATRYLYVPEYLEDRSKDLHFPHRLIIPNEFGGAMDEATFMPWVNLQSEFKKLGREFEIPFESYTVELGSEEMISLEEAQTDLLYILNYLHHRGIVENPPKEAPKSNQLKCKLKDYKTYYAPRGALYDYQLAPGEVFKKGDVLALGLNFENLYREEPVKFDVLALADGVVINRYPSSSVPSGAELIQVMENFYS; encoded by the coding sequence ATGACAAATAAAATTAATAAGAGAAAAATCACACTCAGTGAACTTCCAAGTGGAGAAGAACTCTCTCTAAAAGTAATCGAAGTCGATGGCCCATTCGAAGGTCCTCACTGTTATATTCAAGCCTCTGTTCACGGAGCTGAACACCAAGGCAATGCAGTTATTTACAAACTCCTAGAATATCTTGAGCACAATCCAATTATTGGAAAAATCACACTTCTTCCAATGGCCAACCCATTGGCCCTAAATACAAAAATTGGAACTTATACTTTCGGTAGATTCAATGCCAACACAGGAGATAATTGGAACAGATTGTATTTTGATTTCACTAAAAGCTCTAAGGAAATTTCTGAATTTGCAGCCAAGCATCTTTCTAGCGAGAATATTGATATCCGCAAGGAATATAAGAAGCTATTAAAAGAACTTATTCTAAATAAGAAGGCCGATCACATTGAATACGGGCCTAAGCATAATGGTCTTTTAAATTTAACTCTCCAAGAGCTAGCAACAGACTCCGACTACGTTCTAGATTTACATACTGGTGGAGTGGCCACAAGATACCTCTATGTCCCAGAGTACCTTGAAGATAGATCTAAGGATTTACACTTCCCTCACCGCTTAATTATTCCGAATGAATTTGGAGGCGCCATGGACGAAGCAACCTTTATGCCATGGGTGAACCTTCAAAGTGAATTTAAAAAGCTAGGAAGAGAATTTGAAATCCCATTTGAATCCTACACTGTCGAGCTAGGCTCAGAAGAAATGATTTCTCTAGAAGAAGCGCAGACGGATCTCTTATATATCTTAAATTATCTCCATCACAGAGGTATTGTAGAGAATCCTCCAAAGGAAGCTCCAAAAAGTAATCAATTAAAGTGCAAACTAAAAGATTATAAAACCTACTACGCTCCTAGAGGCGCTCTCTATGATTACCAGCTCGCCCCTGGTGAAGTATTTAAGAAAGGTGATGTTCTAGCGCTAGGCCTTAACTTTGAAAATCTATACAGAGAAGAACCCGTCAAATTTGACGTATTGGCCCTCGCCGACGGAGTAGTCATTAATCGATATCCAAGTAGCTCAGTCCCAAGTGGAGCCGAACTAATACAAGTAATGGAAAATTTCTATTCCTAA
- a CDS encoding 2,3,4,5-tetrahydropyridine-2,6-dicarboxylate N-succinyltransferase gives MTELNWKDALDLLEKGEIRSAEKVDGKWVANVAVKQAILASFKAGNLVEFSHEHFHGFVDKHNLPPQKFTPEQGVRMVPGGTSVRRGSYIAKGVILMPPAYVNVGAYVDEGTMIDSHALVGSCAQIGKNVHLSAGVQIGGVLEPVGLAPVIIEDNAFIGAGAVIVEGIQVLKGAVIAPGVILSKGVPVYDCVNERMLEKGEPIPENAIVVPGTRPVNSKLSWAKEMGLNMNCALIVKFRDEKSDASLELEQFLR, from the coding sequence ATGACAGAATTAAATTGGAAAGATGCACTAGACCTTTTAGAGAAAGGTGAAATTAGATCGGCTGAAAAAGTAGATGGTAAATGGGTTGCAAACGTTGCTGTTAAACAAGCTATTCTCGCATCATTTAAAGCGGGAAATCTGGTTGAGTTTTCTCACGAACACTTTCACGGTTTTGTAGATAAGCACAACCTTCCACCTCAGAAATTTACACCAGAACAAGGTGTGAGAATGGTTCCAGGAGGAACATCTGTTAGACGTGGTTCTTATATTGCTAAAGGGGTAATCCTAATGCCACCTGCCTATGTCAATGTGGGAGCTTATGTAGATGAAGGGACTATGATCGATTCACACGCCCTAGTTGGTTCGTGTGCTCAGATTGGAAAGAATGTTCACCTCTCAGCAGGGGTTCAAATCGGTGGAGTTCTTGAACCTGTAGGACTTGCTCCTGTGATTATAGAAGACAATGCCTTTATTGGTGCAGGTGCTGTTATCGTTGAAGGAATACAAGTTTTAAAGGGAGCTGTAATTGCTCCGGGAGTAATTCTCTCTAAAGGTGTTCCGGTTTACGATTGCGTAAATGAGAGAATGCTTGAAAAAGGTGAACCAATTCCTGAGAATGCGATTGTTGTTCCTGGAACAAGACCGGTGAACTCAAAACTTTCTTGGGCAAAAGAGATGGGACTCAATATGAACTGCGCCCTTATCGTAAAATTTAGAGATGAGAAGAGTGACGCTTCTTTAGAATTAGAGCAATTTTTAAGATAA